A window of the Chanodichthys erythropterus isolate Z2021 chromosome 21, ASM2448905v1, whole genome shotgun sequence genome harbors these coding sequences:
- the barhl2 gene encoding barH-like 2 homeobox protein, producing MEGSSGSSFGIDTILSTTNSGSSVLMNGDFRLGDNNRTADFRSQATPSPCSEIDTVGTAPSSPISVTMEHPEPHLVQDSLQHHHHHHHHNQAQSLQLSPQPHPLGQAGCAPRTATSSFLIKDILGDSKPLAACAPYSTSVPSPHHSPKTESGTAPDGIRPKLEQDENRSKLDKRDDIQSDLKCNGTKEEGDREISSSRDSPPVRSKKPRKARTAFSDHQLNQLERSFERQKYLSVQDRMDLAAALNLTDTQVKTWYQNRRTKWKRQTAVGLELLAEAGNYSALQRMFPSPYFYHPSLLGTVDSTTAAAAAAAMYSSMYRTPSTPHPSLQRPLVPRVLIHGLGPGGQPALNPIANPIPGTPHPR from the exons ATGGAAGGATCCAGTGGGTCTAGTTTCGGAATAGACACTATTTTGTCCACAACCAATTCTGGCAGCTCAGTACTGATGAACGGAGATTTTCGACTCGGTGACAATAACAGAACAGCGGATTTCAGGAGTCAAGCTACCCCATCACCATGTTCGGAGATAGACACTGTGGGAACAGCCCCCTCATCCCCGATCTCAGTCACGATGGAGCATCCCGAACCGCATCTGGTCCAAGACAGCCTTCAGCATCACCATCACCATCACCATCACAATCAGGCTCAGAGTTTGCAGCTTTCACCCCAGCCTCATCCGCTCGGTCAGGCTGGCTGTGCCCCCAGGACTGCCACCTCCTCCTTTCTAATCAAAGACATTTTGGGCGACAGTAAACCGCTAGCAGCGTGCGCTCCTTACAGCACCAGTGTACCATCTCCACATCACAGCCCCAAAACAGAGAGCGGAACCGCCCCGGACGGCATCAGGCCCAAACTAGAGCAAGATGAAAACAGAAGCAAACTGGACAAAAGAGATGACATTCAGAGTGATTTGAAATGTAACG GAACAAAAGAGGAGGGCGATCGGGAAATTTCTAGTTCCAGAGACAGTCCGCCCGTCCGCTCTAAAAAACCTCGCAAAGCGCGGACGGCCTTCTCCGACCATCAGCTAAACCAGCTGGAGCGCAGTTTCGAGAGACAGAAATACCTCAGCGTACAGGACCGAATGGACCTGGCAGCAGCCCTaaacctcacagacacacaagTCAAGACTTGGTATCAAAACCGACG GACGAAATGGAAGAGGCAGACGGCTGTCGGATTAGAACTGCTGGCTGAAGCTGGAAATTATTCGGCCTTACAGAGAATGTTCCCATCCCCGTATTTCTACCACCCGAGTTTATTAGGCACCGTGGACAGCACGACAGCGGCCGCAGCCGCTGCTGCCATGTACAGCAGTATGTACCGGACTCCGTCCACACCGCATCCATCTCTCCAGAGACCGCTCGTCCCCAGAGTGCTCATTCACGGCCTGGGGCCCGGGGGACAACCGGCACTAAACCCAATTGCAAACCCAATACCGGGTACACCGCATCCTCGGTAA